The DNA window GACACAGTTGTCGATTCCATCAGAATTTAACGCGACGATGCGCAAGTTCGGCGCACCGCAAACGATTATCCGCTCGTATCGGTACTGGTCGGTGCTGCTGCGCCCGGCACAAGCGACTCTTGGTGCGTTGGTGCTGGCTGCACACGAACCGGCAAAAGCCTTTGCGGAATTAAGCCCGGCAAGCTTCACCGAGTTGCAGGAAGTCACCGGCGATATCGAAACGGCGCTGACCCAAGCGTTTCACTACGACAAAATCAATTACCTGATGCTGATGATGGTCGACCCAGACGTGCATTTTCATGTGCTGCCGCGCTATGCTCAGCCGAAATCGTTTGCCGGGCTGGAATTTATCGACGCAGGCTGGCCGGCGGTGCCGAATCTGGGACAAATCAACGCTACCGATGCGGCAATCAATCAGCGCATCATGAATCATATACAATCCTGCTGGTCTTAAGCGAAACCTGCGAGACGACACGTGACCGAAGAAAAAGCCCCTTACGTCAAAGAATTTCCGCTACGCGAAGCGCATCATCTGGTGCGCGACCTGATGACACCGAATCCCTGGATTTATTGGAGCGATTTTCTGTTTCATATCACGCTCGGCTGGGCGGCGTATTTTACCGCGCTGCTTTCCCCGCTGTTTTCGCTATGGCAATTGGGCAGTTTTGTGGTCGCCGTCTTGGCTTTATACCGCTCGGCGATTTTTGTGCATGAGCTGGCGCACTTGAAAAAGGGCACGTTCCAAAACTTCCGCCTGGTATGGAATATCATCTGCGGCGTGCCGTTCATGATCCCGTCGTTTACATACGACGGCGTTCACAACGACCACCACAAGCCGGATGTGTACGGCACCAGCGCGGATGGCGAATATCTGCCGTTCGCGACACGTAAACCGGCGGAAATGGTGGTTTATGTGTTGCTGTCGCTTCTGATCCCAATTGCATTGGCGGCGCGCTTCGTGCTCCTGACACCGATTTCGTATCTGATCCCGCCGTTGCGTAAAATTGTCTGGGAACGCGCGTCATCGCTGACCATCGATCCCGCTTACCGGCGCGCGCCGGATGCCATCCGCAACGATCTCAACTGGCAGCAACAAGAACTCGGCGCCTGTTTATTCGGTTCCAGTGTAATCGCACTGGTTTGGCTGGGTGTGTTTCCGGTTTCGGTGCTGATATTGTGGTATCTGATCGCAGTGGCTATTTTTATCCTCAATTCGCTGCGCACACTGGCGGCGCACGCTTACCGCAATCCCGGCGACCGCAAAATGACCTTGCCGGAACAGTATCTGGATTCAGTCAACATTCCCGGCAATTTTCTGATTACACCACTATGGGCACCGGTCGGCTTGCGTTACCATGCCACGCACCATTTGTTCATGAGCATGCCTTATCATAATTTAGGCCGGGCGCAACGCCGCCTGGTCAATAATCTGACCGACAATTCGCAGTACATCAAAACGCTGCGCAGCGGTTTATGGCCGGCACTGAAGCAAATCTGGCACGAATCGTCCGAAGCCGCGGCGAAAGCGCCGCAACAATAGTCCGAGTGCTGAAAACCATTCCAACCGCAGAAAATTTGCAACCGCCTATGACCAAACTGGTATTGCTGCGACACGGCCAGAGCATCTGGAACCGGGAAAAGCGATTTACCGGTTGGAGCGATATTCCGTTGAGCCCCGAGGGCGAGCGTGAAGCGCAACAAGCCGGGTATTTACTGAAGCAGGCAGGATTCACATTCGATATGTGCTTTACCTCGACACTGCAGCGCGCCAAAGCCACGGCGCGCATCGTTTTGTCGGCGATGAACCTGGATATACCGGTATATGAGAACTGGCATTTGAACGAGCGCCATTACGGCGCGCTGGAAGGTATGGAGCGCTGGGAAGCGATCAAAAAATTCGGTATCTGGCCTATTCTGGGTTGTCAGATCAAATTTGATGCAACGCCGCCGTACCTGAATCCGCAAGACCCCCGTTTTCCCGGCAATCAACCCGGTTACGCCGCTATCGACAAAAATGAGATTCCCCGCGGAGAAAGTTTGCAGCACACGTTGACACGCATACAACCTTATTGGGAAGAAACGATCCGGCCGGAAATTCAGCAAGGAAAACGGCTGCTCATCGTTTCCCATCGCAATACCTTGCGGGTATTCACCATGCTGTTGGATCAGCTGTCGTCCGTAATCGTCATAAAAACAAGGCTCGCCACGGCACGGCCTTTGGTTTACGAACTGGATCGGCACTGCAAGACAGTACGCCATTATTACGTGGACTAATCGGCTGCAACCGGCCATGCCGACCATTTACAGCTTCCCGCCCATTGCGGGCAACCAAGCGAAAATTCTGATCCTCGGCAGCATGCCAGGGGAAGCATCGTTGGCAGCCCAACAATATTATGCGCATCAACGCAACGCTTTCTGGCCGATTATGACGCAATTGCTGCAAATCGACCCGCAAGCTTCGTACCAAGAAAGAATCACTGCGCTGCAATCATCGCCGATTGCGCTATGGGATGTTCTTAAATCCTGCAAACGCGTCGGCAGCCTGGATTCGATGATCGAAAGCGGCTCACAGATCAGCAACGACTTTCAATCCTTTTTTTCTACTCACCGAAAAATTACCCATGTGTTTTTTAACGGTGGAACTGCCGAGGCCAGTTTTAAACGTTATGTATTACCGGGATGCGGTCTTAACTTGATATGCGCACGTTTACCGTCCACCAGCCCCGCCAATGCCTGCTTCTCATTTGACGACAAATGCAGAGCTTGGCATGACATGCTCCGTTCCGCCTTTTAATCCTGATATCCGCGCTAAAAACAAGACGAACCCTTGACGGCGAAGCACGGGATGCGATTTACTTATGCTGAAGTAGCGCAATACCGATTAATCCGTACTCACTTGAAAGGAATCGCGATGAAAAAGCTCATTATCATTGTCCTCGTTATATTTGCCGTCGGATACATTAGCTTGATGGTTCAATATTTTTGAAAAAACAATCGCACAAATTATTACTTGTACGCCGAGGCATACAATGGCCAGGAAAAAAGTGCGCGGTCTTTCCTGAGTGCACAGTGATTTCCCAGTCAGGCTGAGCACACCGGATTAATGTATGCCTTTATTTAAAACAAACTGCTTGCTTTTCATCCTGCTGGTCATTGCCACCTTGGTATCCTACCACCGCTTTGACCAGTATCAGCAAACCGGACCAGAACTGTTGACCGGACACTGGAAATTCCAGATAGCTGAAAACAGCCGGATTGATGTTACGGATGAGGGTTTAACTCTTTTTTCCAGCGATGCAAAAACCGGTGCCAGTGCGCATCAGGATCTTCCAATGGTAAAACCCGGCACTGTTTTATTGGTATCCGCCGATGTAAAGTGCGCTAACGTGAGGGCGGGCAAGCACCCCTGGAATACAGCGAGATTGCTATTGGCGCAAAATGATGGAAAAAAAGACCGCTGGGATCTGCCACACGCGACTATCACTCTGACAGGAAACCATGATTGGAAAAATTACCGCAAGGCTTTCACGATTGCATCGGACACTGAGAAAATCTGGTTGCTTGCACAACTCAGCCAAACTACTGGATCGCTGCAGATAAAAAATATCCATGTTTACCCGGTCTACGAGAATCCGGAGTATCTATGGGCGCGAGACATCATTTTGCTTGCATGGGGTGCTTATTTTCTGCTGTTTGCCGGTTCATTTCTTTTCATGAACAAGAAGAATTTTCTTATCCGCTTACTGCTGATTGCCATTTTGATCTCCATCATCGCCGGCATAACCTTGCCGGGTGACATGAAAATGCAAGTATCGAATGAAGTTAAAATTCAGCTGGATGCCGAAAGCGAATTATTCAAAACCGCCATCCCGTGGGATTTATCCAAGGTCTGGCATTTTTGCTTTTTCTTCCTGTTCGGTTTGATTTTATTGACCATGCTGGAAAAAGAATTAACTTTGCAAGGGATTGCCATGGTGCTGCTACTAGCCGGAAGCACTGAAATCGCGCAACTTTATATTGAGGGGCGAACCCCGCTAGTGAGCGATTTTTTTATTGATGTGGCGGGTGGGATTGCCGGGATGATATTGAGCAGGATTTTTATTTCAAAGCAGAATGGCACACCCGCAAAAAGCTCTATTGCTCAGCAGTAATTAAATCCTTAAAAAGTAATAGGCATCTCAAAACTTCACTTGCACACGGTACTTAAGCGTAGCTGACCCTTCCGCAGGTATATCCACTTTCCATATCGCTGTGTTGCTGGCAGGTTTATCGTGCGGATGACTTTCCTCGACGATTTTCCAATCACCCGGTATGGGTTCTTGCACCATAACCGTCGCCGTTTCCTTTTTGGCATTCTTGAGCGTGATTTCATAAGCGCTTTCAAAGCGGTTGGCGCCGCTGTTGCCGGTATTACCGGTGCTCAATTGTTTGAAATCGATTTGTTTTTTGTTCGCTGTCACGTCAAATGACTGCCCCAATTTCACGCGTACCGACTCATTCTTTGGCGTGTGATCGATCTGATCCTCACCGACAAATTGGGCGTTACCGGCTTTATCGCGTTTATAGGCACGTAAAATGCCCTTGGGTAGCGGTATGCCCAATCGGGCTGACTCACTATTATCAAATTGCATCCAAACATTCACTTTCAGTTTCTGTCCCAGGTCACCGTAGCTGGAAGCATAGTAGTAATCACCGCCCATCAGCACCAGCTCTTTACGGGCCGGCACGCCGGCAGCATTCAGCAGCGCAACTTGCTTGGTTTGATTTTCGGCGATGGTCGTTAACCTATCCAGAGTGTAGAGATGATAATCCATCAGCGATTCCTGACGCATCGGTTCGGCAACGGCAGCTGCAGCCATCTTGGCTCGCTGCGCTAGCGGTGCAGCAAATTCCTGTTGCACCCGGTGTATATCGCCTGCCACCAGTTGTAACTTTGCATTGGCGTAGCGCGTGCCGCTGGTATTCGTCAATGTTACCCAAGCGGACAAGTCCAGCTGATTTTCCGCATCATTCAACTCGGCGACATAATCCGCTTTCCAGGACAAGCCGCCGGTCAAATAACTCAATTCCAATTCTTCCGCCACCTGGCCTTTGTGATTTCCTTCGATTACCAGAGTAGGGCGGTCACGCAAATTGCCAGGTACATTCTCAAAGGTAATACGGCCAGGCAAACCAGTTTCGATGCGATCATCCATTTTGAGCACCACACCGTCACCAGCCGCCAGCACAACAGCACTCTCCCTGCTTTCCACACCGGTGGCAGGATTGATTTTAACAACCGACACCATTTGTCCGACATACTTATTCAGCAAACTTTGCGGCGTCAGCAAATCAAAATTAAAGTTTTGCTCCACGATTGCGATGCTGCCCGGATGCGCGATACTCCTCAACGAAGCGGTCTCCGGCCGCATAAGCCCGCTGACATCGCGCCATGCCAGATTGAAATCACCATTGATCAAGAAAAGGCTACGCACATCTTTTATCAGTGCTAAGTCATTGTTATAGATGGTGACCGCAACGGATTTCTGATCTTTCAATGTGCTCAGTTGTTCACTACCGGCAACCACAGTTGCCGCGTAACCGAACAATACGATGCAACTCACGGCTAACAACGTGCAGCGAGGATGACAGTGCGGTTTGTGCATAGAACTCACCTTTGAGACAAAGCTTCAAAACGAATTTACTTATCCGGTTTTGGCCGTTCAAACGACAATACCTTGGCAACCGGAGCCTTTTCCAACGAATTCAGTAATTCTTTAGGCTCTTGCAACGCTTTCAATAAGCCATTTTCTCCCAGCACATTGGCCCACATTTTCTGTGAAATCTGCACACAAGCAGCCATCGGGTTGGCGGCCTGGTTACGGATTTGGTCAACTTGCCATTGCAAGCCTGTCATGCGAGGCTTGAGATGAGACGGCGCTCGCGCAATCAAATCATTGATCATTTGTTGACGCATGGCTTCAAACCTTTCAGGTTCGCTCTGCGCAATCCTGCACCATTGGTCAAAATCAAAATCCGGTGTCTTTTCTTCTTCGTTCATGAAAGTATTCTAGCACTCCGCTGTCGGAACTTGCGAGTGATGAACTTGCTATCAACGCGAATAGCTGCAATCAAAATTGCGCTCACTCGCAATTTTAGTCAATTTCACCCTGACACTGAGAACTGAAAAATTTGGAATGTGGGGCCATTAAATTCAAGGAGCCTTGGTAATGAGCCAATTTCCAACAGTATTTATGTTCGTGAGAAAGCTAAGTTTACACGCTTGGTAAAATAAAAAAGCCGGAATCAGCATCGCGTCAATTCCGGCTTGTTGGTTGTTAATCCAACTTTCTCTGCTTTCTTACTTAAATTGATCCGCCAGACCGGACATCATTTTGACTTTCTCTGTCATTGCGCGGCTGGACGAGGATAATTTCTCAACCAGCTGACCATTTTGCTGCGTCACTTCATCGATTTGCGAAATAGCTTGATTAATCTGTTCGATTCCGTTTGCTTGTTCCTGAGAAGATTGAGAAATTTCGCCAACGATATCGGAGATTTTTTTGACACTCTCAGTGATCATTTTTAATGAATTTGCAGATTGACCCACCAACTCGGTACCGCTTTCCACTTTGGCGACACTATCGCTGATGAGTTCTTTGATCTGTTTTGCCGATTCGGCACTGCGACCGGCCAGACTGCGCACTTCATTGGCCACCACGGCAAAACCGCGTCCTTGTTCTCCAGCACGGGCAGCTTCGACCGCCGCATTCAGCGCCAGCAAATTGGTCTGAAATGCAATCTCATCGATGACATTGGTAATGTCCGCAATTTTCTTGCTACTTTCGTTAATTTGCGACATCGCTTGCATGGTGCTGGAAACCACTGATCCGCTTCTTTCCGCTTGCTTGCGTGCTTCCATAACCAAAACATTGGCTTGCTTGGCGTTATCGGCATTTTGCTGCACGGTCGAGGTGATCTCTTCCATGCTGGACGCTGTTTCCTCCAGACTGGAGGCCTGATTTTCCGTACGGCTTGACAGATCCACGCTGCCCGTTGCGATTTCAGCAGCTGCGTTTTCCAATACTTGAGATGATTCTTTGACACGATCAATCGCAGTGCGGAGTTTTGCCGTCTGGAATATTTGCGCATATTCCAATTGACCGATCTCATCGGTTCTTCCGGTATAAACATAGCGCGCTACCGGATCATTCGCAATTTTTTCTGATTTTGCCGCTAACTCACGAAGTGCGCCCAGCATTTGATGAATAACAGCGGAACTGATCAAACTGCCGATCGCAAACCCCGAAAGAGCAAAAAGTACTGAAATTTGCCCGGCCAGCGCCAAACCCGAAAAAAGCGCTGCGAAAACACCGCATACCGCTAACGCGATTTTGGTCGATACGCTGAGTGGGAATCGAGTTAATTTAACCTCATCCAGCTTTGAACGCCGTTTATCATCGGCGGATTTCTTTGACATAATCTTGCTATACAAAGCTTCCGCACGATCAACCCAGATTTTTTCAGGTTTCACCCGCACCGACTGGTAGCCCATAATTTTACCGTCTTCATATTGCGGACTGGCGAAGGCATCCACCCAATAATGATCACCATTTTTGTTACGGTTTTTTACCAAACCCATCCACGGATTACCCGCTTTCAGCGCTTCCCACAGCATTGCGTAGGCTTCTGGCGGAACATCGGGATGGCGGATGATATTGTGATTTTTATTCTCGAGCTCTTCCCAGGAAAAACCGCTCATCTTGATAAAATCTTCGTTGGCGGATGTGAGAATACCCTTCATATTGGTGGTCGAAATGATCACACAGTCATTATTCATACCCATATCACGCTGGGTAACCGGCTCATTAACTCTCATTGTGCTTACTCACTATAGTGATTGATAAGAAGTAGGAGTTTTCTTACGACAAAAATTTCTATAGCTTTAATTTTTTTGTGATATCACACAAAGACATAAAAAATCAATTTTAAGAATAAGGGGATAGAAAGGCTTCTTTATAACAAAGATTACATTAACTGCTTCTTCATCATTAATTCATTCAAGCAATTAATATTTTGATAAACATCATCAACAAATTGTGAGATTGAAGCAATAGCAGACGAGATTACTGAATGAGGAATTTTGCAGCCGTAATTTTCATTTCCTGACTGATTCAGCGCGATTCAATTTCTCTGACAGGAATGCGCCAGACGTATGCAGCCAGAATGCAACCGATCACAACCAACATGATCTTCTGCCACAGCTCGGGCACGATGAATATCGAACTGCCAAACGATAACGCCATCAAAAAATAGACCCAGCGCTTAACACGGCGCGGAATGCTGCGATAAAGCGCCCATTCGCGAATAATCGGTCCCGCAATGCGGTTTTCCAGCAATTTACAATGAAAATACTCGGAGCCACGGGCAAAACAAGCAGCCGCCAACAGCACAAAAGGCGTTGTCGGCAACACCGGTA is part of the Gammaproteobacteria bacterium genome and encodes:
- a CDS encoding DUF3135 domain-containing protein, with translation MNEEEKTPDFDFDQWCRIAQSEPERFEAMRQQMINDLIARAPSHLKPRMTGLQWQVDQIRNQAANPMAACVQISQKMWANVLGENGLLKALQEPKELLNSLEKAPVAKVLSFERPKPDK
- a CDS encoding DUF4139 domain-containing protein codes for the protein MHKPHCHPRCTLLAVSCIVLFGYAATVVAGSEQLSTLKDQKSVAVTIYNNDLALIKDVRSLFLINGDFNLAWRDVSGLMRPETASLRSIAHPGSIAIVEQNFNFDLLTPQSLLNKYVGQMVSVVKINPATGVESRESAVVLAAGDGVVLKMDDRIETGLPGRITFENVPGNLRDRPTLVIEGNHKGQVAEELELSYLTGGLSWKADYVAELNDAENQLDLSAWVTLTNTSGTRYANAKLQLVAGDIHRVQQEFAAPLAQRAKMAAAAVAEPMRQESLMDYHLYTLDRLTTIAENQTKQVALLNAAGVPARKELVLMGGDYYYASSYGDLGQKLKVNVWMQFDNSESARLGIPLPKGILRAYKRDKAGNAQFVGEDQIDHTPKNESVRVKLGQSFDVTANKKQIDFKQLSTGNTGNSGANRFESAYEITLKNAKKETATVMVQEPIPGDWKIVEESHPHDKPASNTAIWKVDIPAEGSATLKYRVQVKF
- a CDS encoding DNA-deoxyinosine glycosylase — its product is MPTIYSFPPIAGNQAKILILGSMPGEASLAAQQYYAHQRNAFWPIMTQLLQIDPQASYQERITALQSSPIALWDVLKSCKRVGSLDSMIESGSQISNDFQSFFSTHRKITHVFFNGGTAEASFKRYVLPGCGLNLICARLPSTSPANACFSFDDKCRAWHDMLRSAF
- a CDS encoding YbaN family protein encodes the protein MYPSEHRETGRNEQQIADQQTVDLLCLHDSPLVRALYLGAGFLALFLAVLGAVLPVLPTTPFVLLAAACFARGSEYFHCKLLENRIAGPIIREWALYRSIPRRVKRWVYFLMALSFGSSIFIVPELWQKIMLVVIGCILAAYVWRIPVREIESR
- a CDS encoding VanZ family protein is translated as MPLFKTNCLLFILLVIATLVSYHRFDQYQQTGPELLTGHWKFQIAENSRIDVTDEGLTLFSSDAKTGASAHQDLPMVKPGTVLLVSADVKCANVRAGKHPWNTARLLLAQNDGKKDRWDLPHATITLTGNHDWKNYRKAFTIASDTEKIWLLAQLSQTTGSLQIKNIHVYPVYENPEYLWARDIILLAWGAYFLLFAGSFLFMNKKNFLIRLLLIAILISIIAGITLPGDMKMQVSNEVKIQLDAESELFKTAIPWDLSKVWHFCFFFLFGLILLTMLEKELTLQGIAMVLLLAGSTEIAQLYIEGRTPLVSDFFIDVAGGIAGMILSRIFISKQNGTPAKSSIAQQ
- a CDS encoding PAS domain-containing protein; amino-acid sequence: MRVNEPVTQRDMGMNNDCVIISTTNMKGILTSANEDFIKMSGFSWEELENKNHNIIRHPDVPPEAYAMLWEALKAGNPWMGLVKNRNKNGDHYWVDAFASPQYEDGKIMGYQSVRVKPEKIWVDRAEALYSKIMSKKSADDKRRSKLDEVKLTRFPLSVSTKIALAVCGVFAALFSGLALAGQISVLFALSGFAIGSLISSAVIHQMLGALRELAAKSEKIANDPVARYVYTGRTDEIGQLEYAQIFQTAKLRTAIDRVKESSQVLENAAAEIATGSVDLSSRTENQASSLEETASSMEEITSTVQQNADNAKQANVLVMEARKQAERSGSVVSSTMQAMSQINESSKKIADITNVIDEIAFQTNLLALNAAVEAARAGEQGRGFAVVANEVRSLAGRSAESAKQIKELISDSVAKVESGTELVGQSANSLKMITESVKKISDIVGEISQSSQEQANGIEQINQAISQIDEVTQQNGQLVEKLSSSSRAMTEKVKMMSGLADQFK
- a CDS encoding 2,3-bisphosphoglycerate-dependent phosphoglycerate mutase; translation: MTKLVLLRHGQSIWNREKRFTGWSDIPLSPEGEREAQQAGYLLKQAGFTFDMCFTSTLQRAKATARIVLSAMNLDIPVYENWHLNERHYGALEGMERWEAIKKFGIWPILGCQIKFDATPPYLNPQDPRFPGNQPGYAAIDKNEIPRGESLQHTLTRIQPYWEETIRPEIQQGKRLLIVSHRNTLRVFTMLLDQLSSVIVIKTRLATARPLVYELDRHCKTVRHYYVD
- a CDS encoding fatty acid desaturase, which codes for MTEEKAPYVKEFPLREAHHLVRDLMTPNPWIYWSDFLFHITLGWAAYFTALLSPLFSLWQLGSFVVAVLALYRSAIFVHELAHLKKGTFQNFRLVWNIICGVPFMIPSFTYDGVHNDHHKPDVYGTSADGEYLPFATRKPAEMVVYVLLSLLIPIALAARFVLLTPISYLIPPLRKIVWERASSLTIDPAYRRAPDAIRNDLNWQQQELGACLFGSSVIALVWLGVFPVSVLILWYLIAVAIFILNSLRTLAAHAYRNPGDRKMTLPEQYLDSVNIPGNFLITPLWAPVGLRYHATHHLFMSMPYHNLGRAQRRLVNNLTDNSQYIKTLRSGLWPALKQIWHESSEAAAKAPQQ
- a CDS encoding HIT family protein, whose translation is MTQLSIPSEFNATMRKFGAPQTIIRSYRYWSVLLRPAQATLGALVLAAHEPAKAFAELSPASFTELQEVTGDIETALTQAFHYDKINYLMLMMVDPDVHFHVLPRYAQPKSFAGLEFIDAGWPAVPNLGQINATDAAINQRIMNHIQSCWS